One region of Purpureocillium takamizusanense chromosome 4, complete sequence genomic DNA includes:
- a CDS encoding Medium-chain acyl-CoA dehydrogenase (COG:E~EggNog:ENOG503NUVD), which yields MSARIPAIVAHRVSDEAKRMIDVVAKFVEEDCIPADPVLEAQVGEGDARWESHPSIVEELKAKARKLGLWNMFLPKGHYKESPGWTNLEYGLMAEWLGRSRVASEACNCAAPDTGNMEVLAKYGDEAQKQQWLRPLMEGKIRSAFLMTEPAVASSDATNIELSIRREGNEYVLNGSKWWSSGAGDPRCQIYIVMGKTDPDNKDPYRQQSVVLVPADTPGIKIVRMLKVYGYDDAPHGHGHLTFDNVRVPVSNMVLGEGRGFEIIQGRLGPGRIHHAMRSIGASEVALDWMLMRVNDESKKPFGKLLREHGVILEWIAKSRIEIDAARLVVLNAAVKMDEQGPKKALREIAEAKVLIPQTALTVIDRAVQSFGGAGVSQDTPLANMWAGIRTLRLADGPDEVHLQQMGRNENRRGKQATEKILRQRAKTEELLKRYGVKTAQPGTRIRHSRI from the exons ATGTCCGCCCGGATTCCAGCCATT GTGGCGCATCGTGTCAGCGATGAGGCCAAGCGGATGATTGATGTGGTGGCCAAGTTTGTCGAGGAGGACTGCATCCC GGCAGATCCCGTGCTCGAAGCTCaggtgggcgagggcgacgcgcgGTGGGAGTCGCACCCGtccatcgtcgaggagctcaaggccaaggcgcgcaAGCTGGGGCTCTGGAACATGTTCCTGCCCAAGGGCCACTACAAGGAGTCGCCCGGGTGGACCAACCTCGAGTACGGCCTCATGGCGGAGTGGCTGGGCCGCTCGCGCGTGGCGTCCGAGGCGTGCaactgcgccgcgcccgacaCGGGCAACATGGAGGTGCTGGCCAagtacggcgacgaggcgcagaagcagcagTGGCTGCGCCCGCTCATGGAGGGCAAGATCCGGTCCGCGTTCCTCATGACGGagccggccgtggcctcgtcggACGCGACCAACATCGAGCTCAGCATCCGGCGCGAGGGCAACGAGTACGTGCTCAACGGCAGCAAGTGGTGGTCGAGCGGTGCGGGCGACCCACGATGCCAGATCTACATCGTCATGGGCAAGACGGACCCGGACAACAAGGACCCCTACCGCCAGCAgtcggtggtgctggtgccggccgACACGCCGGGCATCAAGATTGTGCGCATGCTCAAGGTGTACGGCTACGACGACGCGccccacggccacggccacctgACGTTTGACAATGTGCGCGTGCCCGTGTCCAACATGGTGCTgggcgagggccgcggctTCGAGATTATCCAGGGCCGCTTGGGACCGGGGCGCATCCACCACGCCATGCGCAGCATCGGAGCG TCCGAGGTGGCGCTCGACTGGATGCTGATGCGCGTCAACGACGAGTCCAAGAAGCCGTTTGGCAAGCTCCtgcgcgagcacggcgtcATCCTCGAGTGGATCGCCAAGTCGCGCATCGAGatcgacgcggcgcggctggtggtgctcAACGCGGCGGTCAAGATGGACGAGCAAGGGCCCAAGAAGGCGCTGCGAGAaatcgccgaggccaaggtgcTGATCCCGCAGACGGCGCTGACCGTCATCGACCGCGCGGTGCAGTcgtttggcggcgcgggcgtcagCCAGGACACGCCGCTGGCCAACATGTGGGCGGGCATCCGCACCCTGCGCCTGGCCGACGGGCCCGACGAGGTGCACCTCCAGCAGATGGGCCGCAACGAGAACCGCCGCGGCAAGCAGGCGACCGAAAAGATcctccgccagcgcgccaagacggaggagctgctgAAGCGGTACGGCGTGAAGACGGCGCAGCCGGGGACGCGGATCCGCCACTCCAGGATCTAA
- a CDS encoding uncharacterized protein (COG:S~EggNog:ENOG503P7A7) — protein sequence MSSSPNKVLGDKDVNAPMADNQQPQSQSQQPQGGDARDVKSMEYHRQVFQNKMTEEKSDKYVSPSDNIMSPCTAKINALRNKHAAKVKPKSLFAQASAKKLGGDNPFGARSVKPE from the exons ATGTCGTCTTCCCCCAACAAGGTACTGGGCGACAAAGACGTCAACGCACCCATGGCCGACAaccagcagccgcagtcgcaatcgcagcagccccaaggcggcgacgcaagGGACGTCAAGAGCATGGAGTATCACCGCCAGGTCTTCCAGAACAAGATGACCGAGGAAAA GTCCGACAAATACGTCTCCCCCTCGGACAACATAATGAGCCCCTGCACGGCCAAGATCAACGCCCTGCGCAACAAGCACGCCGCAAA GGTCAAGCCCAAGTCGCTCTTCGCCCAGGCGAGCGCTAagaagctcggcggcgataACCCCTTCGGCGCGCGGTCAGTCAAGCCCGAGTAA
- the RBG2 gene encoding Ribosome-interacting GTPase 2 (EggNog:ENOG503NU94~COG:T), with protein MVNITEKIKEIEDEMKRTQKNKATEYHLGLLKGKLARLRAQLLEPGPGAGGGGGSGFDVSKSGDARISLVGFPSVGKSTFLSKVTKTRSEVASYAFTTLTAIPGVLEYGGAEIQLLDLPGIIEGASEGKGRGRQVISAAKTSDLILMVLDATKKAEQRALLEAELEAVGIRLNREPPNIYLKPKKAGGMKITFQTPPKNLDEKMLYNILRDYKMLNCEVLVRDENATVDDFIDVIMKDHRKYIKCLYVYNKIDSVSLDFLDSLAREPQTVVMSCELDLGIQDVVDRCWKELRLIRIYTKRKGIDPDFGEALIVRSNSTIEDVCDRIHRNMKDTFKYALVWGASARHIPQRVGLGHAVSDEDVVYIVSAWRA; from the exons ATGGTGAACATTACGGAGAAAATCAAGGA GATCGAGGATGAGATGAAGAGGACACAAA AAAACAAGGCCACAGAATATCACCTTGGTCTGCTAAAAGG AAAACTCGCTCggctgcgcgcgcagctcctcgagcccggccccggtgcaggcggcggcggcgggtctGGATTCGACGTGAGCAAAAGCGGCGACGCACGAATCTCCCTCGTCGGCTTCCCCTCAGTAGGCAAGTCGACGTTTCTGTCAAAAGTCACCAAGACGAGGTCGGAGGTCGCGTCATATGCCTTCACGACCCTGACGGCGATCCCGGGCGTGCTCGAGTACGGAGGCGCCGAGATTCAGCTTCTCGATCTCCCTGGTATCATCGAGGGCGCTTCTGAGGGCaagggccgcgggcgacagGTCATATcggcggccaagacgagCGATCTGATCCTCATGGTGCTGGACGCGACCAAGAAGGCAGAGCAAAGAGCGCTGTTAGAAGCTGAACTGGAGGCGGTCGGCATCCGATTAAATAGGGAGCCTCC CAACATCTACCTCAAACCAAagaaggcgggcggcatgAAGATTACATTCCAAACGCCACCCAAGAACCTGGACGAGAAGATGCTGTACAACATCCTGCGCGATTACAAGATGCTCAACTGCGAGGTCCTGGTGCGAGACGAGAACGCGACAGTGGACGACTTCATCGACGTCATCATGAAGGACCACCGCAAGTACATCAAGTGCCTGTACGTGTACAACAAGATCGACAGCGTGTCGCTCGACTTCCTCGACAGCCTGGCGCGCGAGCCGCAGACGGTGGTGATGAGCTGCGAGCTGGACCTCGGCATCCAGGATGTGGTGGACCGGTGCTGGAAGGAGCTGCGGCTCATCCGCATCTACACCAAGCGAAAGGGCATCGACCCCGACTTTGGCGAGGCTCTGATTGTGCGGAGCAACAGCACCATCGAGGACGTATGCGACCGCATTCACCGCAACATGAAGGACACGTTCAAATATGCGCTGGTGTGGGGAGCAAGCGCGCGCCATATACCGCAGAGAGTCGGCCTAGGGCACGCAGtgtccgacgaggacgtcgtgTACATTGTCAGCGCCTGGCGAGCATAG
- the CWC2 gene encoding Pre-mRNA-splicing factor (EggNog:ENOG503NUMG~COG:A): MADHEEQGATAPAVEQVGEEQALTTTSTEVAAPTGKKVVKKIVRKKKRPARVQIDSAEITSEPPPQTGTTFNIWYNKWAGGDREAYQQTKARGRCNIATDSGYTRADNQHGSFFCLHFARGQCPKGQDCDYLHRLPGTYDLFSPNVDCFGREKFSDYRDDMGGVGSFMRQNRTIYVGRIHVTDDIEEIVARHFAEWGSIERIRVLNSRGVGFITYTNEANAQFAREAMAHQSLDHDEVLNVRWATADPNPMAQAREARRVEEQAAEAIRRALPAEFVAEIEGKDPEARKRRKIESSYGLDGYEAPDEVHFARGANAVNPLGRQGHQVEYHAPPMIENGDPSAENAAPPQQEAVAQQTAGIFSGSTLAALNKAKVSVAAKPKAAAASGPLVGYDSDSDEE, from the exons ATGGCCGATCACGAGGAGCAAGGAGCTacggcgccggccgtcgagcaggttGGCGAAGAGCAGGCGCTCACCACAACAAGCACCGAAGTCGCCGCCCCGACAGGGAAGAAGGTCGTCAAGAAGATCGtccgcaagaagaagcgcccGGCTCGAGTGCAAATAGACAGCGCCGAAATTACATCAGAACCGCCTCCGCAGACCGGAACGACGTTCAACATCTGGTACAACAAgtgggctggcggcgatcGCGAGGCTTACCAGCAAACTAAGGCGCGCGGCCGATGCAATATCGCGACGGACAGCGGTTACACGCGAGCAGACAACCAGCATGGAAGTTTCTTCTGCCTTCACTTTGCGCGCGGACAGTGCCCCAAAGGACAGGATTGCGACTACCTGCACCGCTTGCCGGGGACCTACGACCTCTTCAGCCCAAATGTCGACTGCTTCGGCCGCGAGAAGTTTTCCGACTACAGAgacgacatgggcggcgTAGGCAGCTTCATGAGACAAAACAGGACAATCTACGTGGGTCGGATCCATGTGACGGATGACATTGAGGAGATTGTGGCCCGCCATTTTGCCGAATGGGGTAGCATCGAGCGCA TCCGTGTGTTGAACTCCAGAGGCGTCGGCTTCATCACGTACACCAACGAAGCGAACGCGCAGTTCGCGAGAGAGGCCATGGCTCACCAGTCTCTGGACCACGACGAGGTGCTCAACGTTcgatgggcgacggccgatCCCAACCCGATGGCGCAGGCGcgagaggcgaggagggtAGAGGaacaggccgccgaggctaTTCGGAGGGCGCTGCCGGCAGAGTTCGTCGCCGAGATCGAAGGCAAGGACCCCGAAGCGCGAAAGCGGAGGAAGATTGAGAGCAGTTACGGGCTCGACGGCTACGAGgcgcccgacgaggtgcACTTTGCCCGGGGTGCCAACGCTGTGAACCCGCTgggccgtcaaggacatcAGGTCGAATATCACGCGCCGCCAATGATCGAAAATGGGGACCCGTCAGCCGAGAACGCCGCACCACCACAACAAGAGGCTGTGGCGCAGCAAACGGCGGGCATCTTCTCAGGGAGCACACTGGCCGCGTtgaacaaggccaaggtatccgtggcggcgaagccaaaagcggcggctgcgtcaGGTCCACTGGTCGGCTACGACAGCGATAGCGATGAGGAATAG
- a CDS encoding uncharacterized protein (EggNog:ENOG503P0DQ~COG:O~TransMembrane:2 (i118-137o238-257i)), whose amino-acid sequence MASRQEMADSQDLALREEIARLETRLAQAKARLRGGSAAVSAPAADAVAHRPALTLGPAPSPAALLPFSGATSTATHFLLLLSDSALPVGAFAFSSGLESYLAHASSQRRGGATLSSFLPLSLSSFAATTLPFVLAAHRRPADLASLDDQLDAAVVCTVGRRASVAQGRALLGIWERSFRPVLGPREKGGEGTAGDDDGVAVLRAFASQLRESGPAVAAASVNGGGGGGDDLDVPPLVAAHLAPLFGAVCAVVGLTLRQTAYVFMLSHVKALISAAVRASMFGPYQAQKVLAGEQVRRMIDALIEREWDTPVEDAGQSVPVMDLWIGRHELLYSRIFNS is encoded by the exons ATGGCATCCCGGCAGGAAATGGCAGACTCGCAGGACCTCGCTCTCCGCGAAGAGATAGCCCGTCTTGAGACACGGCTCGCGCAGGCAAAGGCGCGGCTGCGTGGCGGCTCCGCTGCGGtgtcggccccggcggcggacgcCGTAGCTCATCGACCCGCGTTGACGCTGG GTccggccccgtcgcccgccgcgctgctgcccttcAGCGGCGCCACCTCCACGGCCACGCActtcctcctgctgctctccGACTCGGCCCTGCCTGtcggcgccttcgccttCAGCAGCGGCCTCGAGTCGTACCTCGCGCACGCCTCgtcccagcgccgcggcggcgccaccctATCCTCCTTCCTACCCCTCTCGCTGTCGTCCTTTGCCGCCACCACGCTGCCCTTTGTGCTCgccgcgcaccgccgccccgccgacctcgcctccctcgacgaccagctcgacgccgctgtcgtctgcaccgtcggccgccgcgcgagcgTCGCCCAGGGccgcgccctgctcggcatcTGGGAGCGCTCCTTTCGCCCCGTGCTCGGACCGcgggagaaagggggggaggggacggcgggtgacgatgacggcgttgCCGTGCTGAGGGCCTTTGcctcgcagctgcgcgagagcgggcccgccgtcgccgctgccagcgtcaatggaggaggaggaggaggcgacgatcttgacgtgccgccgctcgtggccgcgcACCTGGCGCCGCTGTTTGGCGCCGTgtgcgccgtcgtgggcttGACCCTGCGCCAGACGGCCTACGTCTTCATGCTGAGCCACGTCAAGGCGCTCatctcggcggccgtgcggGCGAGCATGTTCGGGCCGTATCAGGCGCAAAAGGTGCTCGCCGGGGAGCAGGTGCGGCGGATGATCGATGCACTCATCGAGAGGGAGTGGGAcacgcccgtcgaggacgccggccaGAGCGTGCCCGTCATGGACTTGTGGATTGGACGGCACGAGCTCTTGTATTCGAGGATATTCAACAGCTGA
- a CDS encoding uncharacterized protein (COG:S~EggNog:ENOG503P07F), whose amino-acid sequence MLGWMLKRGDNAPDTNAGDTTQLDQPDTPAPVFAARAFKSALFGTPAVSHEESQKTRDKVVTKGGTGPADSGSGTPSKLPGILLTPGTSTSRRKRVSFGRDVPGSSEVGKSNAMKSTTSNRRTTLSEALENSRKKSSELSEADVRRATAGSEDEWEEEDDDYCTNDITLDLNEPHSQSGRYWKGEFEKYHQEAKAEMEKLLKYKQLAKSYAQQKDAEAIQLAERLRDEQQRVINMEKRIADNASQIVSQKRQSADDEPTALLSKLAKQTSLAAQYRHRVQELEGELADFLRQKGEEGPGKGRRRRQVPPSPNTQKALLETQRELRRARSQLRELDMLREEISSLKARVKVAEGHTSRADVDDAASATGPRARELRAQLKKAEEESRKKDDEIRQLKSDFEAFRKENEAHEADTKAVLERAHTKIADLKKEVKSLRAADLDQSRPRSWKTRSEQPAETAETADNKPRDRSQAQRKLSFGDVKEARSSEAQSLRDRYQKADAAGQRGAPNVLTERPNLEKPKWQPFVPRSPRNRAYLGEALERRIRNGGATPAASKLKDPLRELPGQGRATRSSRSGRAGGKDEIDLLRNRFARLGGPESAGGDYISSSMVGNTSKSGTLPPERRAAALARIEKRMADKKRAQRRKATYDKENVRA is encoded by the exons ATGCTCGGCTGGATGCTGAAGCGCGGTGATAACGCGCCTGATACGAATGCAGGAG ACACGACCCAGCTAGATCAGCCGGACACGCCCGCTCCCGTGTTCGCAGCCCGAGCTTTCAAGAGCGCTCTGTTTGGAACCCCAGCAGTGTCCCACGAGGAATCTCAAAAGACACGCGACAAGGTGGTGACCAAGGGTGGCACCGGGCCAGCAGATTCGGGCTCTGGGACGCCATCCAAGCTGCCTGGCATTCTACTCACGCCAGGGACAAGCACGTCCCGGCGCAAACGCGTCTCGTTCGGCCGCGACGTCCCGGGATCGAGCGAGGTGGGCAAGAGCAATGCGATGAagagcaccaccagcaacagACGAACGACGCTCTCAGAAGCGCTCGAAAACTCGCGAAAGAAATCCAGCGAGCtctccgaggccgacgtgcgcCGTGCGACGGCTGGCTCAGAGGACGAGTgggaagaggaagatgacGACTACTGCACCAACGACATCACGCTCGATCTGAATGAGCCTCACTCGCAGTCGGGCCGCTATTGGAAGGGAGAATTCGAAAAGTACCACCAGGAAGCCAAGGCCGAGATGGAGAAATTGCTCAAGTATAAGCAACTTGCCAAGTCCTATGCTCAGCAAAAAGACGCCGAAGCCATTCAGCTCGCCGAGCGGCTCCGAGACGAGCAGCAACGGGTCATCAACATGGAGAAGCGGATAGCGGACAATGCGTCGCAGATCGTTTCTCAGAAGCGTCAATCGGCAGACGACGAACCCACGGCGCTCCTATCGAAGCTCGCGAAGCAAACCTCACTCGCCGCGCAGTACCGACATCGCGTTCAGGAGCTAGAGGGCGAGTTGGCCGACTTCTTGCGGCAAAAGGGCGAGGAAGGACCAGGCaaggggcggcgacggcgacaggtTCCCCCGTCACCGAACACACAGAAGGCACTTCTGGAGACGCAGCGCGAGCTGCGCCGGGCGCGATCTCAGCTGAGGGAACTCGACATGCTTCGTGAGGAAATCTCATCCTTGAAAGCTCGAGTCAAGGTTGCCGAGGGACATACGAGCCGagccgacgtggacgacgcAGCATCCGCGACAggcccgcgcgcccgtgAATTGCGAGCGCAGCTGAAGAAAGCGGAGGAAGAGTCGAGGAAGAAAGATGACGAGATTCGCCAACTCAAGAGCGATTTCGAGGCCTTCCGTAAGGAGAACGAGGCTCACGAAGCCGACACCAAGGCGGTGCTGGAGCGTGCGCATACCAAGATTGCAGACCTTAAGAAGGAGGTGAAGAGTTTGAGGGCTGCTGATCTGGACCAGAGCAGACCAAGAAGCTGGAAGACCCGCTCAGAGCAGCCGGCAGAGACTGCGGAGACTGCGGACAACAAGCCTCGAGATCGCAGTCAAGCCCAGCGCAAGCTGAGCTTTGGTGATGTCAAGGAAGCCCGCAGTTCGGAAGCGCAAAGCTTGCGCGACAGATACCAGAAGGCCGACGCAGCTGGCCAGAGGGGCGCACCCAACGTCCTAACGGAGCGGCCGAATCTCGAAAAGCCTAAGTGGCAGCCGTTTGTTCCAAGGTCTCCGAGAAATAGGGCATATCTGGGCGAGGCCTTGGAGAGACGCATCCGTAACGGAGGCGCGACTCCGGCGGCAAGCAAGCTTAAGGACCCGCTGCGGGAGCTGCCTGGCCAGGGAAGGGCGACAAGGAGCAGCCGTTCCGGGCGAGCAGGTGGCAAGGACGAGATCGACTTGCTGCGGAATCGATTCGCCCGCCTCGGAGGGCCAGAGTCTGCAGGCGGTGACTACATTAGCAGCTCCATGGTGGGCAACACGTCCAAGAGCGGCACGCTGCCTCCCGAGAGGCGAGCTGCGGCTCTGGCGCGGATCGAGAAGAGGATGGCGGACAAGAAGCGTGCGCAGCGGCGCAAGGCGACGTACGACAAGGAGAATGTCCGGGCATGA